One window from the genome of Paramisgurnus dabryanus chromosome 22, PD_genome_1.1, whole genome shotgun sequence encodes:
- the anks3 gene encoding ankyrin repeat and SAM domain-containing protein 3 isoform X4: protein MVKFLLDNNANANVKEPLFGFTPLMEAAASKHEIIVQYLLNHGVRTEERNNKGETARALAMMYGHSNIAGLIDMHVMRVKSALYDELSSSEEESSTPRVRSARSRTRGPSIHDGPQAIARFRVGSKQEVPVTPPGYVTFPDVSDQSEGICNRDVTSPINELDGQSNSSRDELFFDNDMPTVRSSSSSSEGLSNLLGLSREASLESNEDSDQAKRSCVRRTNKLQHSKNKSVYNESGPAARYTSGYCEGPSSSRQHPSYTGPKDLAEFLEQVGFRKYLPLLEEQDIDLRIFLTLTENDLKEVGITLFGPKRKMTSAIARWHSNARPPSDALEQAYADQLEAEMQEMAIQLHKRCAEVESLQAQVSQEKELRAVMEGCLMEEKMVWKSVQTELQENVKHVQTLNTKLHALRNSQTQLAQVIQEDPRSVAKGDGVKCAQLMSKMDSYMGELSDGLKEIFQRLQGLSSLEKSSRSWES, encoded by the exons ATGGTCAAATTTTTATTAGACAACAATGCCAATGCAAACGTCAA GGAGCCACTTTTTGGATTTACACCTCTTATGGAGGCGGCAGCATCCAAACATGAAATCATCGTTCAGTACCTGCTCAACCAT GGTGTGCGGACGGAGGAGAGAAACAATAAAGGAGAGACGGCGAGAGCTCTGGCTATGATGTATGGACACAGTAACATCGCCGGTCTCATTGACATGCATGTGATGAGAGTCAAATCAG CTTTGTACGATGAATTGAGTTCCTCCGAAGAGGAAAGTTCGACCCCGAGGGTCCGCTCTGCTCGCAGCAGAACCAGAGGCCCCAGTATTCACGATGGCCCTCAGGCTATAGCGCGCTTCAGAGTCGGCTCCAAGCAGG AGGTGCCAGTGACGCCACCTGGATACGTGACCTTCCCTGATGTCAGCGATCAGAGCGAGGGAATCTGCAACCGTGATGTCACTTCCCCTATTAATGAACTCGACGGACAGAGCAACAGCAGCAGAG ATGAGCTGTTTTTTGATAATGACATGCCCACCGTGAGGAGCAGTAGCAGCAGTAGTGAGGGTCTGTCCAACCTTCTCGGGCTCAGCAGAGAGGCGTCGCTAGAAAGCAATGAG GACTCCGATCAAGCCAAAAGAAGTTGTGTCCGGCGAACAAACAAACTCCAGCACTCCAAAAACAAGAGCGTATACAACGAGAGCGGCCCTGCAGCCAGGTACACTTCGGGTTACTGTGAAGGGCCATCTTCCTCTAGACAACATCCTTCATACACTGGACCCAAG GATCTCGCAGAGTTCCTGGAACAAGTTGGATTTAGAAAATATCTCCCCCTGCTGGAGGAGCAAGACATCGACCTGAGAATCTTTCTGACTCTTACCGAGAACGACCTGAAGGAAGTGGGAATTAC GCTGTTTGGTCCGAAAAGAAAGATGACATCAGCAATAGCCCGCTGGCACAGTAATGCACGGCCGCCCAGTGATGCTTTGGAACAAGCGTATGCAGACCAGCTAGAGGCAGAAATGCAAGAAATGGCCATACAACTTCACAAG CGTTGTGCAGAGGTGGAGTCTCTACAGGCTCAGGTGTCTCAGGAGAAAGAGTTGCGTGCTGTGATGGAGGGATGTCTGATGGAGGAGAAGATGGTGTGGAAGAGCGTTCAGACTGAACTGCAGGAGAACGTGAAGCACGTTCAGACGCTAAACACAAAACTACACGCTCTACGCAACAGTCAAACGCAGCTGGCGCAGGTCATACAGGAAGACCCTCGATCTGTGGCTAAAG GTGATGGTGTTAAATGTGCTCAGTTGATGTCAAAGATGGACTCATATATGGGAGAACTCT CTGACGGTCTGAAGGAAATCTTTCAACGTCTACAGGGTCTGAGTTCCCTAGAGAAAAGCTCACGTAGCTGGGAGTCATAG
- the anks3 gene encoding ankyrin repeat and SAM domain-containing protein 3 isoform X2, translating into MSELSDEASSESDQLGSSLSVWLAGAGNALIGPEELNVPLDLHTACSIGQYDVVAQCIRRGDVDLDGKNIGGWTPLMYAAYIGHDNIVNLLLETGVNVNATTSKGLTPLMLAASCGNESIAYFLLQQGAQLEYKDVRGWTALLHSTANGHKQMVKFLLDNNANANVKEPLFGFTPLMEAAASKHEIIVQYLLNHGVRTEERNNKGETARALAMMYGHSNIAGLIDMHVMRVKSALYDELSSSEEESSTPRVRSARSRTRGPSIHDGPQAIARFRVGSKQEVPVTPPGYVTFPDVSDQSEGICNRDVTSPINELDGQSNSSRDELFFDNDMPTVRSSSSSSEGLSNLLGLSREASLESNEDSDQAKRSCVRRTNKLQHSKNKSVYNESGPAARYTSGYCEGPSSSRQHPSYTGPKDLAEFLEQVGFRKYLPLLEEQDIDLRIFLTLTENDLKEVGITLFGPKRKMTSAIARWHSNARPPSDALEQAYADQLEAEMQEMAIQLHKRCAEVESLQAQVSQEKELRAVMEGCLMEEKMVWKSVQTELQENVKHVQTLNTKLHALRNSQTQLAQVIQEDPRSVAKGDGVKCAQLMSKMDSYMGELSDGLKEIFQRLQGLSSLEKSSRSWES; encoded by the exons ATGTCTGAACTGAGTGATGAGGCCAGCAGTGAATCGGATCAGTTAGGATCGAGTCTGTCTGTGTGGCTGGCGGGCGCAGGTAACGCTTTGATCGGTCCAGAAGAGCTGAATGTACCGCTGGATCTTCACACCGCCTGCTCTATAGGACAGTATGATGTTGTGGCCCAATGTATCCGCAG GGGTGATGTAGATTTGGATGGAAAGAATATAGGAGGTTGGACTCCTCTGATGTATGCTGCTTATATCGGTCACGATAACATCGTTAACCTGCTGCTAGAGACGGGCGTCAACGTCAACGCCACAACATCTAAAGGCCTGACCCCTCTGATGCTCGCCGCCAGCTGTGGCAATGAGAGCATCGCTTATTTCTTACTGCAG CAAGGAGCACAACTGGAATACAAGGATGTGCGTGGATGGACGGCTCTTTTGCACAGTACAGCTAATGGACATAAGCAAATGGTCAAATTTTTATTAGACAACAATGCCAATGCAAACGTCAA GGAGCCACTTTTTGGATTTACACCTCTTATGGAGGCGGCAGCATCCAAACATGAAATCATCGTTCAGTACCTGCTCAACCAT GGTGTGCGGACGGAGGAGAGAAACAATAAAGGAGAGACGGCGAGAGCTCTGGCTATGATGTATGGACACAGTAACATCGCCGGTCTCATTGACATGCATGTGATGAGAGTCAAATCAG CTTTGTACGATGAATTGAGTTCCTCCGAAGAGGAAAGTTCGACCCCGAGGGTCCGCTCTGCTCGCAGCAGAACCAGAGGCCCCAGTATTCACGATGGCCCTCAGGCTATAGCGCGCTTCAGAGTCGGCTCCAAGCAGG AGGTGCCAGTGACGCCACCTGGATACGTGACCTTCCCTGATGTCAGCGATCAGAGCGAGGGAATCTGCAACCGTGATGTCACTTCCCCTATTAATGAACTCGACGGACAGAGCAACAGCAGCAGAG ATGAGCTGTTTTTTGATAATGACATGCCCACCGTGAGGAGCAGTAGCAGCAGTAGTGAGGGTCTGTCCAACCTTCTCGGGCTCAGCAGAGAGGCGTCGCTAGAAAGCAATGAG GACTCCGATCAAGCCAAAAGAAGTTGTGTCCGGCGAACAAACAAACTCCAGCACTCCAAAAACAAGAGCGTATACAACGAGAGCGGCCCTGCAGCCAGGTACACTTCGGGTTACTGTGAAGGGCCATCTTCCTCTAGACAACATCCTTCATACACTGGACCCAAG GATCTCGCAGAGTTCCTGGAACAAGTTGGATTTAGAAAATATCTCCCCCTGCTGGAGGAGCAAGACATCGACCTGAGAATCTTTCTGACTCTTACCGAGAACGACCTGAAGGAAGTGGGAATTAC GCTGTTTGGTCCGAAAAGAAAGATGACATCAGCAATAGCCCGCTGGCACAGTAATGCACGGCCGCCCAGTGATGCTTTGGAACAAGCGTATGCAGACCAGCTAGAGGCAGAAATGCAAGAAATGGCCATACAACTTCACAAG CGTTGTGCAGAGGTGGAGTCTCTACAGGCTCAGGTGTCTCAGGAGAAAGAGTTGCGTGCTGTGATGGAGGGATGTCTGATGGAGGAGAAGATGGTGTGGAAGAGCGTTCAGACTGAACTGCAGGAGAACGTGAAGCACGTTCAGACGCTAAACACAAAACTACACGCTCTACGCAACAGTCAAACGCAGCTGGCGCAGGTCATACAGGAAGACCCTCGATCTGTGGCTAAAG GTGATGGTGTTAAATGTGCTCAGTTGATGTCAAAGATGGACTCATATATGGGAGAACTCT CTGACGGTCTGAAGGAAATCTTTCAACGTCTACAGGGTCTGAGTTCCCTAGAGAAAAGCTCACGTAGCTGGGAGTCATAG
- the anks3 gene encoding ankyrin repeat and SAM domain-containing protein 3 isoform X1 gives MFFSKKMSELSDEASSESDQLGSSLSVWLAGAGNALIGPEELNVPLDLHTACSIGQYDVVAQCIRRGDVDLDGKNIGGWTPLMYAAYIGHDNIVNLLLETGVNVNATTSKGLTPLMLAASCGNESIAYFLLQQGAQLEYKDVRGWTALLHSTANGHKQMVKFLLDNNANANVKEPLFGFTPLMEAAASKHEIIVQYLLNHGVRTEERNNKGETARALAMMYGHSNIAGLIDMHVMRVKSALYDELSSSEEESSTPRVRSARSRTRGPSIHDGPQAIARFRVGSKQEVPVTPPGYVTFPDVSDQSEGICNRDVTSPINELDGQSNSSRDELFFDNDMPTVRSSSSSSEGLSNLLGLSREASLESNEDSDQAKRSCVRRTNKLQHSKNKSVYNESGPAARYTSGYCEGPSSSRQHPSYTGPKDLAEFLEQVGFRKYLPLLEEQDIDLRIFLTLTENDLKEVGITLFGPKRKMTSAIARWHSNARPPSDALEQAYADQLEAEMQEMAIQLHKRCAEVESLQAQVSQEKELRAVMEGCLMEEKMVWKSVQTELQENVKHVQTLNTKLHALRNSQTQLAQVIQEDPRSVAKGDGVKCAQLMSKMDSYMGELSDGLKEIFQRLQGLSSLEKSSRSWES, from the exons atGTTTTTCAGCAAAAAGATGTCTGAACTGAGTGATGAGGCCAGCAGTGAATCGGATCAGTTAGGATCGAGTCTGTCTGTGTGGCTGGCGGGCGCAGGTAACGCTTTGATCGGTCCAGAAGAGCTGAATGTACCGCTGGATCTTCACACCGCCTGCTCTATAGGACAGTATGATGTTGTGGCCCAATGTATCCGCAG GGGTGATGTAGATTTGGATGGAAAGAATATAGGAGGTTGGACTCCTCTGATGTATGCTGCTTATATCGGTCACGATAACATCGTTAACCTGCTGCTAGAGACGGGCGTCAACGTCAACGCCACAACATCTAAAGGCCTGACCCCTCTGATGCTCGCCGCCAGCTGTGGCAATGAGAGCATCGCTTATTTCTTACTGCAG CAAGGAGCACAACTGGAATACAAGGATGTGCGTGGATGGACGGCTCTTTTGCACAGTACAGCTAATGGACATAAGCAAATGGTCAAATTTTTATTAGACAACAATGCCAATGCAAACGTCAA GGAGCCACTTTTTGGATTTACACCTCTTATGGAGGCGGCAGCATCCAAACATGAAATCATCGTTCAGTACCTGCTCAACCAT GGTGTGCGGACGGAGGAGAGAAACAATAAAGGAGAGACGGCGAGAGCTCTGGCTATGATGTATGGACACAGTAACATCGCCGGTCTCATTGACATGCATGTGATGAGAGTCAAATCAG CTTTGTACGATGAATTGAGTTCCTCCGAAGAGGAAAGTTCGACCCCGAGGGTCCGCTCTGCTCGCAGCAGAACCAGAGGCCCCAGTATTCACGATGGCCCTCAGGCTATAGCGCGCTTCAGAGTCGGCTCCAAGCAGG AGGTGCCAGTGACGCCACCTGGATACGTGACCTTCCCTGATGTCAGCGATCAGAGCGAGGGAATCTGCAACCGTGATGTCACTTCCCCTATTAATGAACTCGACGGACAGAGCAACAGCAGCAGAG ATGAGCTGTTTTTTGATAATGACATGCCCACCGTGAGGAGCAGTAGCAGCAGTAGTGAGGGTCTGTCCAACCTTCTCGGGCTCAGCAGAGAGGCGTCGCTAGAAAGCAATGAG GACTCCGATCAAGCCAAAAGAAGTTGTGTCCGGCGAACAAACAAACTCCAGCACTCCAAAAACAAGAGCGTATACAACGAGAGCGGCCCTGCAGCCAGGTACACTTCGGGTTACTGTGAAGGGCCATCTTCCTCTAGACAACATCCTTCATACACTGGACCCAAG GATCTCGCAGAGTTCCTGGAACAAGTTGGATTTAGAAAATATCTCCCCCTGCTGGAGGAGCAAGACATCGACCTGAGAATCTTTCTGACTCTTACCGAGAACGACCTGAAGGAAGTGGGAATTAC GCTGTTTGGTCCGAAAAGAAAGATGACATCAGCAATAGCCCGCTGGCACAGTAATGCACGGCCGCCCAGTGATGCTTTGGAACAAGCGTATGCAGACCAGCTAGAGGCAGAAATGCAAGAAATGGCCATACAACTTCACAAG CGTTGTGCAGAGGTGGAGTCTCTACAGGCTCAGGTGTCTCAGGAGAAAGAGTTGCGTGCTGTGATGGAGGGATGTCTGATGGAGGAGAAGATGGTGTGGAAGAGCGTTCAGACTGAACTGCAGGAGAACGTGAAGCACGTTCAGACGCTAAACACAAAACTACACGCTCTACGCAACAGTCAAACGCAGCTGGCGCAGGTCATACAGGAAGACCCTCGATCTGTGGCTAAAG GTGATGGTGTTAAATGTGCTCAGTTGATGTCAAAGATGGACTCATATATGGGAGAACTCT CTGACGGTCTGAAGGAAATCTTTCAACGTCTACAGGGTCTGAGTTCCCTAGAGAAAAGCTCACGTAGCTGGGAGTCATAG
- the anks3 gene encoding ankyrin repeat and SAM domain-containing protein 3 isoform X3, whose amino-acid sequence MFFSKKMSELSDEASSESDQLGSSLSVWLAGAGNALIGPEELNVPLDLHTACSIGQYDVVAQCIRRGDVDLDGKNIGGWTPLMYAAYIGHDNIVNLLLETGVNVNATTSKGLTPLMLAASCGNESIAYFLLQQGAQLEYKDVRGWTALLHSTANGHKQMVKFLLDNNANANVKEPLFGFTPLMEAAASKHEIIVQYLLNHGVRTEERNNKGETARALAMMYGHSNIAGLIDMHVMRVKSALYDELSSSEEESSTPRVRSARSRTRGPSIHDGPQAIARFRVGSKQEVPVTPPGYVTFPDVSDQSEGICNRDVTSPINELDGQSNSSRDELFFDNDMPTVRSSSSSSEGLSNLLGLSREASLESNEDSDQAKRSCVRRTNKLQHSKNKSVYNESGPAARYTSGYCEGPSSSRQHPSYTGPKDLAEFLEQVGFRKYLPLLEEQDIDLRIFLTLTENDLKEVGITLFGPKRKMTSAIARWHSNARPPSDALEQAYADQLEAEMQEMAIQLHKRCAEVESLQAQVSQEKELRAVMEGCLMEEKMVWKSVQTELQENVKHVQTLNTKLHALRNSQTQLAQVIQEDPRSVAKGDGVKCAQLMSKMDSYMGELCKTCSLLTV is encoded by the exons atGTTTTTCAGCAAAAAGATGTCTGAACTGAGTGATGAGGCCAGCAGTGAATCGGATCAGTTAGGATCGAGTCTGTCTGTGTGGCTGGCGGGCGCAGGTAACGCTTTGATCGGTCCAGAAGAGCTGAATGTACCGCTGGATCTTCACACCGCCTGCTCTATAGGACAGTATGATGTTGTGGCCCAATGTATCCGCAG GGGTGATGTAGATTTGGATGGAAAGAATATAGGAGGTTGGACTCCTCTGATGTATGCTGCTTATATCGGTCACGATAACATCGTTAACCTGCTGCTAGAGACGGGCGTCAACGTCAACGCCACAACATCTAAAGGCCTGACCCCTCTGATGCTCGCCGCCAGCTGTGGCAATGAGAGCATCGCTTATTTCTTACTGCAG CAAGGAGCACAACTGGAATACAAGGATGTGCGTGGATGGACGGCTCTTTTGCACAGTACAGCTAATGGACATAAGCAAATGGTCAAATTTTTATTAGACAACAATGCCAATGCAAACGTCAA GGAGCCACTTTTTGGATTTACACCTCTTATGGAGGCGGCAGCATCCAAACATGAAATCATCGTTCAGTACCTGCTCAACCAT GGTGTGCGGACGGAGGAGAGAAACAATAAAGGAGAGACGGCGAGAGCTCTGGCTATGATGTATGGACACAGTAACATCGCCGGTCTCATTGACATGCATGTGATGAGAGTCAAATCAG CTTTGTACGATGAATTGAGTTCCTCCGAAGAGGAAAGTTCGACCCCGAGGGTCCGCTCTGCTCGCAGCAGAACCAGAGGCCCCAGTATTCACGATGGCCCTCAGGCTATAGCGCGCTTCAGAGTCGGCTCCAAGCAGG AGGTGCCAGTGACGCCACCTGGATACGTGACCTTCCCTGATGTCAGCGATCAGAGCGAGGGAATCTGCAACCGTGATGTCACTTCCCCTATTAATGAACTCGACGGACAGAGCAACAGCAGCAGAG ATGAGCTGTTTTTTGATAATGACATGCCCACCGTGAGGAGCAGTAGCAGCAGTAGTGAGGGTCTGTCCAACCTTCTCGGGCTCAGCAGAGAGGCGTCGCTAGAAAGCAATGAG GACTCCGATCAAGCCAAAAGAAGTTGTGTCCGGCGAACAAACAAACTCCAGCACTCCAAAAACAAGAGCGTATACAACGAGAGCGGCCCTGCAGCCAGGTACACTTCGGGTTACTGTGAAGGGCCATCTTCCTCTAGACAACATCCTTCATACACTGGACCCAAG GATCTCGCAGAGTTCCTGGAACAAGTTGGATTTAGAAAATATCTCCCCCTGCTGGAGGAGCAAGACATCGACCTGAGAATCTTTCTGACTCTTACCGAGAACGACCTGAAGGAAGTGGGAATTAC GCTGTTTGGTCCGAAAAGAAAGATGACATCAGCAATAGCCCGCTGGCACAGTAATGCACGGCCGCCCAGTGATGCTTTGGAACAAGCGTATGCAGACCAGCTAGAGGCAGAAATGCAAGAAATGGCCATACAACTTCACAAG CGTTGTGCAGAGGTGGAGTCTCTACAGGCTCAGGTGTCTCAGGAGAAAGAGTTGCGTGCTGTGATGGAGGGATGTCTGATGGAGGAGAAGATGGTGTGGAAGAGCGTTCAGACTGAACTGCAGGAGAACGTGAAGCACGTTCAGACGCTAAACACAAAACTACACGCTCTACGCAACAGTCAAACGCAGCTGGCGCAGGTCATACAGGAAGACCCTCGATCTGTGGCTAAAG GTGATGGTGTTAAATGTGCTCAGTTGATGTCAAAGATGGACTCATATATGGGAGAACTCTGTAAGACTTGCTCTCTT CTGACGGTCTGA
- the c22h8orf33 gene encoding UPF0488 protein C8orf33 homolog, protein MTEESAKTGTLGMLENEKNPVVQSGEIETDTMHPNPATQSSEASANAKKIKKKKKKGEGKDSQQQEMKGTTEGTSKQESTKLTPDEQLNRELDWCIEQLELGLKTQKTSSKQREEASRALKTLRSTKAPLVKKRQVMRAVSGDYRKKMEEERTRQFKLIQSTMNSARVTSVSECKPVFHRQAERKTPSTSKTFTSQETRTPQGPQETNKQTGIVKESQGETKPFVFTKTQEEFCFNFKL, encoded by the exons ATGACAGAGGAATCAGCTAAAACGG GAACACTTGGAATgctggaaaatgaaaaaaatcctgttGTACAAAGTGGAGAAATAGAGACTGATACGATGCATCCCAATCCGGCAACACAAAGCTCTGAGGCTTCTGCCAATGCCAAAAAAAtcaagaagaagaaaaagaagggGGAAGGAAAAGACAGCCAACAGCAAGAGATGAAGGGCACTACTGAGGGGACATCTAAACAAGAAAGCACTAAATTG ACTCCTGATGAGCAGCTGAATCGAGAGTTGGACTGGTGCATCGAACAGCTTGAACTGGGGTTAAAAACTCAAAAAACGTCCAGCAAACAAC gGGAGGAGGCAAGTCGTGCTTTGAAGACACTGCGTAGCACCAAAGCTCCCCTGGTGAAGAAGAGGCAGGTGATGCGGGCCGTCTCAGGAGACTACAGAAAAAAGATGGAAGAAGAAAGAACCAGACAGTTTAAACTCATACAGTCAA CAATGAACTCTGCCCGGGTCACTTCTGTTTCTGAGTGCAAACCTGTGTTTCACCGGCAGGCTGAGAGAAAGACGCCATCAACAAGCAAAACGTTTACATCTCAAGAGACACGCACTCCACAAGGTCCTCAGgagacaaataaacaaacagggATTGTTAAAGAAAGCCAAGGAGAGACCAAACCATTTGTATTCACTAAAACACAAGAGGAGTTTTGCTTCAACTTTAAATTGTGA
- the h3f3d gene encoding H3 histone, family 3D — MARTKQTARKSTGGKAPRKQLATKAARKSAPSTGGVKKPHRYRPGTVALREIRRYQKSTELLIRKLPFQRLVREIAQDFKTDLRFQSAAIGALQEASEAYLVGLFEDTNLCAIHAKRVTIMPKDIQLARRIRGERA; from the exons ATGGCACGTACTAAGCAGACCGCCCGTAAGTCCACTGGTGGCAAAGCCCCCAGGAAGCAGCTGGCCACCAAAGCGGCCAGAAAGAGTGCGCCCTCCACCGGTGGAGTCAAGAAACCCCACAGATACCG CCCTGGTACCGTTGCTCTTCGTGAGATTCGTCGGTACCAGAAGTCCACGGAGTTGCTGATCCGTAAACTTCCCTTCCAGCGTCTGGTTCGTGAGATCGCTCAAGATTTCAAGACCGACTTGCGTTTCCAGAGCGCCGCCATCGGTGCCTTGCAG GAGGCAAGTGAAGCATACCTGGTGGGTTTGTTTGAGGACACCAACTTGTGCGCCATCCACGCCAAACGTGTCACCATCATGCCCAAAGACATCCAGCTGGCCCGTCGAATCCGCGGAGAGCGAGCTTAA
- the uqcc4 gene encoding ubiquinol-cytochrome c reductase complex assembly factor 4, whose translation MTITGRICSQLSQVSLYHQISTRPCATRMFSMTSQLHAKSRKPPDEDDEELSKPIKFSTSKASHRSWSVDRSLGSTSQRPWWKVLPISVIGVGFLLWCVFRKETAIDESLEKNLYEHLPELLPDEEEDDDVKNKP comes from the exons ATGACAATAACAGGACGAATTTGCTCTCAATTATCACAAGTTTCTTTATATCATCAAATTTCTACCAG ACCATGTGCCACAAGAATGTTCTCCATGACATCACAGCTTCATGCAAAGTCCAGAAAACCTCCAGATGAAGATGACGAAGAACTATCAAAACCCATCAAGTTCTCCACAAGCAAAGCCAGCCACAGATCATGGAGCGTGGACCGCTCGCTGGGCAGCACTTCTCAGCGGCCGTGGTGGAAAGTATTACCCATCAGTGTTATAGGAGTGGGCTTTCTTCTCTGGTGTGTCTTCAGAAAAGAGACAGCGATAGATGAGTCTCTGGAGAAAAACCTGTATGAACATTTACCAGAACTACTGCCTGATGAAGAGGAAGATGACGATGTCAAAAACAAACCCTGA
- the chlsn gene encoding protein cholesin: MTKSQAPATQCNSAKKKKSKPTKEDFTSCVQNEKTEMKGKTKKKRKTDDEVSDISEDNVQMIQSTDTTNTDKHKHKKKKRKSEQEEPETNTNGNADHEEITQKKKKKKKPEIPQDEPTEDTALRQEDQTKKKKKRKHKDSGDVKEASPTQEQCGEEEEDGSDGVEDLSPEERRVLERKLKKILKKEEKKKMKEEGISTKPETVMTNVAEKQALEYLTCWSERRDEWRFQKTRQTWLLQHMYDSVKVPDSYFEVLLSYLEGLQGAAREKSLQKAEAIVRWEGQGDDGDTADDEKKKHRAKLVIQLL, from the exons ATGACTAAAAGTCAAGCTCCAGCAACCCAGTGTAATTCTGCCAAAAAAAAGAAATCCAAACCCACTAAAGAGGATTTCACATCATGTGTACAAAATGAGAAAACAGAGATGAAAGGCAAAACCAAAAAGAAGAGAAAGACTGATGATGAG gtgtctgatatttcagaggATAATGTACAGATGATACAATCAACGGACACAACAAATACAGATAAACACAAacataagaaaaagaaaagaaagtctgAG CAAGAGGAGCCTGAAACAAATACTAATGGAAATGCAGACCATGAAGAGATTacacagaagaagaaaaagaaaaagaaacctgaa ATCCCACAGGATGAGCCGACAGAGGACACGGCACTCAGACAAGAAGATCAaacaaagaaaaagaagaaaagaaagCATAAG GATTCTGGAGATGTGAAAGAAGCCTCACCGACACAGGAACAGTGTGGTGAGGAGGAAGAGGACGGCTCAGATGGTGTGGAAGATCTCAGTCCAGAGGAAAGACGAGTTTTGGAAAGAAAGCTGAAGAAGATCTTGAAAAAGGAAGAGAAGAAGAAAATGAAAGAAGAAGGCATAAGCACAAAACCAGAGACGGTCATGACAAATGTAGCTGAAAAGCAGGCGCTGGAGTATCTCACATG ctggtctgagagaagagatgAATGGAGGTTTCAGAAAACCAGGCAGACGTGGCTCCTGCAGCACATGTATGACAGTGTAAAG GTGCCTGATAGTTATTTTGAGGTGTTGTTGTCATATCTGGAGGGTCTTCAGGGAGCAGCAAGAGAAAAATCACTGCAGAAGGCTGAAGCAATAGTGCGCTGGGAAGGACAGGGTGATGATGGAGACACGGCAGATGATGAAAAGAAGAAACACAGAGCTAAACTGGTCATACAGCTGCTATGA
- the LOC135740423 gene encoding G-protein coupled estrogen receptor 1-like has protein sequence MTFDPVVFPSNRSGPHPSIIDVNVTNSTSQDTYIISLVLSCIYTILLFPLGLMGNILILLVNFDPRQRMSTPDLYFTNLALADLVLVLDSLIEVFNLSEHYYDDAVLCSCMALFLQVNMYSSVFSLTWMSLDRCLALTGLRARAIPDNAHRSRVAQRACGTIWAAATLCTLIPFAAAHIYHGWGRGFCFAGVVEVQWLEVTLGFALPFCVMGVCYALIARVLLRSERPQRTKALRMIAVAVTVFFVCWLPENVFISVHLLNGDTDTSRRRGNHTLWQRYPLTGHTVTLAACANSCLNPLVYSLLGNTFRHKLHVFVTHHVCHLHTRIQTTNTTPPCPCGACMNVHHSCSHENKDSEEKRDLRSGEEGRECVCDRLD, from the coding sequence ATGACTTTTGACCCCGTCGTTTTCCCTTCAAATCGATCCGGCCCACACCCGTCCATTATTGATGTCAACGTAACAAACTCCACCTCTCAGGACACCTACATCATCAGTCTCGTCCTGTCCTGCATCTACACCATCCTTCTCTTCCCGCTCGGCCTCATGGGTAACATCCTGATCCTACTGGTGAACTTTGACCCTCGACAGCGGATGAGCACACCTGACCTGTACTTCACCAACTTAGCCCTGGCTGACCTAGTGCTGGTTTTGGATTCGTTGATTGAAGTGTTTAACCTGAGTGAACATTACTACGATGACGCAGTGCTGTGCTCCTGCATGGCGCTGTTCTTGCAGGTAAACATGTACAGCAGCGTGTTCTCGCTCACCTGGATGAGTTTGGACCGTTGCCTGGCGCTGACCGGTTTGAGAGCACGAGCGATACCTGATAACGCTCACCGTTCACGAGTCGCCCAAAGGGCTTGCGGGACCATCTGGGCGGCGGCCACCCTGTGCACCCTGATTCCATTCGCCGCGGCGCACATATATCACGGCTGGGGGCGTGGCTTTTGTTTTGCTGGTGTGGTCGAGGTGCAATGGCTAGAAGTGACGCTGGGCTTCGCCCTGCCATTTTGCGTGATGGGAGTCTGTTACGCACTAATCGCACGCGTACTCCTGCGCTCTGAACGCCCGCAACGAACCAAAGCCCTGCGCATGATCGCTGTGGCTGTGACCGTATTCTTTGTGTGCTGGCTGCCAGAAAACGTCTTCATTAGCGTGCATTTGCTCAATGGAGACACGGACACCTCGCGGCGACGTGGAAACCACACGCTGTGGCAACGGTACCCCCTGACGGGGCACACGGTGACCCTAGCGGCCTGCGCCAACAGCTGTTTAAACCCACTGGTGTACAGTCTGCTAGGAAACACATTTAGGCACAAGTTGCATGTGTTTGTCACACACCACGTGTGCCACCTGCATACTCGCATACAGACTACAAACACGACACCTCCCTGTCCTTGTGGCGCATGCATGAACGTCCACCATTCTTGTTCTCATGAGAATAAAGACTCAGAGGAGAAGCGTGACCTCAGGAGCGGAGAGGAGGGCCGGGAGTGTGTTTGTGACAGACTGGATTAA